Part of the Vigna unguiculata cultivar IT97K-499-35 chromosome 3, ASM411807v1, whole genome shotgun sequence genome, GACTATTCATTGGAGTTGATGGCTGCAGAGGTCCCCCATGACCTTGGCTCCAGTTCTGTTGGTCTCTCCTTTCAACATGCATTGTTTCTCGTCGCCTGTCATGTCGCGGCCGAGGTCTACTTCTACTGGGTTGCCTCTCCGAATATCTATACTGTGGCCTAGGAATCACCTTCCCATCAACAAATAAATCACCTGAAATACCCCAAAAGCGATCAACACAAcccccaaaaaaaaaatgaactaagCTCTTCGTAAATTCAAACCCTCCACTGACCTCCATAATCCTTGTTGGGGACATCAAGATATGAATCTGGCAGCACCCAAAGAACTCCAGGTAACTCTGTTTAGGCATATGGAATAATTCCCAAAAGTCAAAAAGAcgaacaaatttaaaattacagtTCAAAAGAAATTATCCACACAAGGTTAAATTTCCAACCAATTTGATGATAGCAAAACATTATTGACAGGAAAACCAAATAACTCAAGCAACTACACAATTTTAACGAAAATGAAGATTGAAAGATAGAAAAGTAACGAAACTACAGCACCTTTGACTTTATAAGAAAGCTCTTCGGAAATGAGGGCACCGAAGCCTGTGTATGTAGAAGTGGAAACAGAGTATATCTTCTTTTTGGCCTCTTCCTCACTGCAAACAACATTCACAGAAGTGAAATTagtgaaattagaaaaatagaaCTGAAGCAATCGATAATAATTAAAGGAGAGTAAAAGAAGACCTTCCGAGGACATGGGCTAGGGTTTTGACATAGGTGCTGACCATGTGCTCTTCGGAGGGTTTAGGGTTATCGGGAAACTCCATAACGATGAGCCAGTGCTCGTAGTCGCAGCCATCCAGAAGAATGGTTTCCTTCGGGGGACGGTTGCTCCAGTTCGGGGACGGGTCGTTCAGG contains:
- the LOC114176625 gene encoding multiple organellar RNA editing factor 3, mitochondrial produces the protein MAYVNARRTLASSVARALSSSPARASPSGCRFAFALLPTKQTVPVAQWANFPVRSKSSGSGYSPLNDPSPNWSNRPPKETILLDGCDYEHWLIVMEFPDNPKPSEEHMVSTYVKTLAHVLGSEEEAKKKIYSVSTSTYTGFGALISEELSYKVKELPGVLWVLPDSYLDVPNKDYGGDLFVDGKVIPRPQYRYSERQPSRSRPRPRHDRRRETMHVERRDQQNWSQGHGGPLQPSTPMNSHNLASDREN